One stretch of Armigeres subalbatus isolate Guangzhou_Male chromosome 2, GZ_Asu_2, whole genome shotgun sequence DNA includes these proteins:
- the LOC134210864 gene encoding potential E3 ubiquitin-protein ligase ariadne-2-like: MADQESDMDYSSDNDEFEDYYNSGLEDCDIEQIDPKRSDPEYFVYDCLNVEEVEKLLNESVERLSNQLHITPSLAKVLLHETKWNTAEVVEKYRNNASNLLVSARIKAAPAVMAITSPATVVPLLAAGSSGSGAVLMPVCGMIPASAPIPGTSTKASLQTIAPCAYRTHLCPVCVTVQSMDKFHSLSCQHSFCRDCWAMHFEIQISQGISTQIGCMEQRCDVRVPEDLVLNLLNRPILRDKYQQFAFADYVKSHPELRFCPGPNCQIIIRSADISPKKATCKVCTSAFCFRCGTDYHAPTDCHIIRKWLTKCADDSETANYISAHTKDCPKCHICIEKNGGCNHMQCFNCKHDFCWMCLGDWKAHGSEYYECSRYKENPNIAHESVHAQAREALKKYLHYYERWENHSKSLQLEEQTLDRMKTRINEKVMKGLGTWIDWQYLFDAAALLAKCRYTLQYTYPYAYFMEGSRKDLFEYQQAQLEAEIENLSWKVERAETTDRGDLENQMDVAEKRRTTLLKDFFPTEA; the protein is encoded by the exons GCCTAGAGGATTGTGACATCGAACAGATTGACCCTAAACGGTCCGATCCGGAGTATTTCGTGTACGACTGTCTGAACGTCGAAGAGGTGGAAAAGCTGCTTAACGAATCGGTAGAACGACTGAGCAATCAACTTCATATCACACCGTCTTTGGCCAAGGTGCTCCTTCACGAAACCAAATGGAACACAGCCGAGGTTGTGGAAAAGTATCGAAACAACGCATCTAACCTTCTAGTTAGCGCCCGTATTAAAGCTGCCCCGGCGGTTATGGCAATAACTTCGCCCGCGACTGTTGTTCCTCTGTTAGCTGCTGGCAGTAGCGGTTCAGGCGCAGTACTTATGCCAGTTTGTGGCATGATTCCAGCGAGTGCTCCCATCCCCGGTACCAGTACGAAAGCATCCCTCCAAACCATTGCGCCATGTGCATATCGAACTCACCTTTGTCCGGTATGCGTCACCGTCCAATCGATGGATAAATTTCACAGTCTTTCTTGCCAGCATTCGTTCTGTCGTGATTGTTGGGCAATGCACTTCGAGATTCAAATCAGCCAGGGAATATCCACGCAGATTGGCTGCATGGAACAACGATGCGACGTTCGTGTGCCGGAGGATTTGGTGTTAAATCTGTTGAACAGGCCTATTTTGCGAGATAAGTACCAGCAGTTTGCCTTTGCCGATTACGTGAAATCCCATCCAGAGTTACGATTTTGTCCTGGTCCAAATTGTCAG ataaTCATTCGCAGTGCGGACATCAGTCCAAAGAAAGCTACCTGTAAGGTTTGTACGTCTGCCTTCTGTTTTCGCTGTGGGACGGACTATCACGCGCCAACAGATTGTCATATAATCCGGAAATGGCTTACCAAATGTGCCGACGATAGTGAAACGGCCAATTATATTAGTGCCCATACGAAGGACTGTCCCAAGTGTCACATTTGCATCGAAAAGAACGGCGGTTGCAATCACATGCAGTGCTTTAACTGTAAGCATGACTTCTGTTGGATGTGCCTTGGTGATTGGAAGGCACATGGATCGGAATATTACGAATGTTCTCGCTACAAAGAGAATCCAAATATTGCACATGAATCCGTACATGCTCAG GCTCGTGAAGCACTCAAAAAGTACCTCCATTACTACGAACGGTGGGAAAACCACTCGAAATCACTTCAACTAGAAGAGCAAACATTGGATCGAATGAAGACCCGTATTAACGAAAAAGTAATGAAAGGCCTCGGGACCTGGATTGACTGGCAATATCTGTTTGATGCGGCCGCTCTGTTGGCCAAATGCCGATACACACTGCAGTATACCTATCCATACGCTTATTTCATGGAGGGGTCGCGGAAAGATCTTTTCGAATATCAACAG GCCCAACTTGAAGCGGAAATCGAAAACCTCTCGTGGAAAGTGGAAAGAGCAGAAACTACCGATCGAGGCGACCTTGAAAACCAAATGGACGTTGCGGAGAAGCGAAGAACCACCCTGCTGAAGGATTTCTTCCCAACCGAAGCGTGA
- the LOC134209253 gene encoding uncharacterized protein LOC134209253: protein MTERLMKEKIKKRERMFVSLKRHEQFLEKYNHENQSGQVQSRLDKLDEKMAAFEQLQEEIADMDEDEQNEEEINKASTKFENQYYELRAALLMKITPPVATPPPLDTTRNIAGGFHSGVRLPQISLPDFDGDYRVYGPTYSKLHYLKSALKGEAAKLIESLTITSGNYVIAWETITKRYSNEYLLKKRHLQALMEYPKIEKESSTAIHGLVDEFEQRLKILKQLGEKTDTWGAMIVHWMCSKLNGQSLQLWEDHAASLEEPSFTDLVKFLEKRTRVLEAVSSNALEPNRSTQKSTGKVFKQMVHAATGNERERMSSSVACPCCGENHYMARCAKFIMLGLKEKLELVNNKRLCSNCFRTGHWVRECKSTFNCRTCGRKHHSLIHPGFPPGNSNAGIIGMAGTSTRTTEHQGTTTNVVINEQPSENCEVAQDEPVGTYNVGRSGATSTVFLSTVVLVIRDQSGNKQLARALLDNGSQANLMSERMCQILKLKRRSVNVPVYGIDESETRAKHAVSTIISSRVAEFSVGVDFLILQRVTSNLPAATVSTSQWKIPEHLPLADPNFNDASRIDLLIGAEHFYQFFYEREMKRVSLGPGLPNLVQTVFGWVVSGRYSARGNQPINCCLATSPDNLEIALERFWKVESTEDQPLWSKQEQDCETHFLETHSRLEDGRYVVRLPKHVNFNRMIGESRKMALERFLKMEKRLERDAEMKIQYHAFMQEYANLGHMKKVTNEDTLRENASSGAQKVLYLPHHAVLKASSSTTKVRVVFDGSARTNSGYSLNDALLKGPIIQDELLSLLLRFRKHEIALVGDVEKMYRQVRVHQDDTSLQRILWRFSADEPICEYELLTVTYGLTPSSFLSIRALHQLAVDEGAEFPVASAALIHDFYVDDYIGGASSVANATQLREDLTKLMSKGGFVLRKWCSNCPEVLKDVPADQLGTHLSITFDLNPDEEVKTLGITWEPRSDQLRFNMEVAVDSVAWTRRRILSCIAKLFDPLGLISPIVVYAKIIMQQLALLQTSWDSPVPMELEKRWTAFYNELNNLSKLRVQRFAFISYWNDVQIHCFADASESAYGACLYVRTMDATGNIHIEMLSSKSRVAPLKRLTLPRLELCAAKEAATLYSKVIKAIDLGQVRSTFWSDSTIVLHWLQAPPNTWKTFVANRVSTIQTITQGHRWRHIAGKENPADLVSRGLTVNDFLQNLLWKNGPSWLRNPEDSWPSQTLEISCTDVDMETRKLVTHITTTSTELNEIFTIRSKLEALLRIVAYCIRFGRNCRAPDQRNRSPCLTVEEISAAKLALVKLAQAESFEIELEHLEKHRNVNRKSSLRRLSPFLDKARVIRVGGRLRHANQEYSMKHPAVLPSMHPLTKLLVDYYHRQTIHGGRQLTLSTMRQEFWPIHGKRVVDCVLRKCYRCFRINPTPVQQPTGQLPGTRVRPSRPFSITGVDYCGPFYLKPPHRRAAAPKSYISVFICFSTKAIHLEIVSDLSTAGFLSALRRFSGHHGIPTEIHSDNAKNFAGAKNELHDLYHTLNDKSSQERIGNELSLQGITWKFIPPRAPNFGGLWEAAVRSVKTALKKEIGTRQLNYEDFSTLLVQIAAALNSRPLAPLSDDPTDLNALTPAHFLIGTPMNAIPERNLITTPANRLDHHQQQQQMFQKYWDRWSRDYLTELQTSSKYIQPSPIRIGTLVVLREDNMPPLCWPLARITDVHPSAEGVVRVVTVKTASGVYKRPVCRICPLPSETVIEEGSSNSL, encoded by the exons ATGACTGAACGTTTGATGAAGGAGAAAATTAAGAAACGGGAGCGCATGTTTGTATCACTCAAAAGGCATGAACAATTTCTTGAAaagtataatcatgaaaatcagAGTGGGCAGGTTCAGAGTCGGCTGGACAAATTGGACGAGAAAATGGCTGCGTTTGAACAACTTCAGGAAGAAATTGCTGACATGGACGAAGATGAGCAGAACGAGGAGGAGATCAACAAAGCTTCAACAAAGTTTGAGAATCAGTACTACGAGCTACGAGCAGCGCTATTGATGAAAATCACTCCGCCTGTAGCAACTCCACCTCCGCTGGATACGACGCGGAACATCGCAGGTGGTTTTCATTCAGGAGTTCGATTACCTCAAATCTCATTGCCAGATTTTGACGGTGATTATCGAG TCTACGGACCTACGTATTCAAAACTTCATTATTTGAAGTCGGCGCTCAAAGGTGAAGCGGCGAAATTGATCGAATCGTTGACGATCACCAGCGGAAACTATGTGATAGCGTGGGAAACAATCACAAAACGTTACTCCAACGAATATCTCCTGAAGAAACGACATTTGCAAGCCCTAATGGAGTACCCAAAAATTGAAAAGGAATCATCGACTGCAATTCACGGTTTGGTGGACGAGTTTGAGCAACGCTTGAAAATTCTCAAACAGCTAGGAGAGAagacagacacctggggagcgATGATCGTGCACTGGATGTGTTCGAAGCTGAATGGCCAATCGCTGCAACTGTGGGAGGATCATGCTGCGTCGCTGGAAGAACCAAGTTTTACGGATTtggtgaaatttctggagaaaagaACGCGTGTATTGGAAGCTGTATCGTCGAATGCATTAGAGCCAAACAGATCAACTCAAAAATCGACAGGAAAGGTCTTCAAACAGATGGTTCATGCTGCTACAGGAAATGAACGAGAACGGATGTCTTCATCGGTGGCTTGCCCATGCTGCGGGGAAAATCACTACATGGCTCGTTGTGCGAAGTTCATTATGCTGGGTCTTAAAGAGAAATTGGAGTTGGTGAATAACAAACGTTTATGTAGCAATTGTTTTCGGACTGGACATTGGGTGCGGGAATGCAAGTCTACTTTCAACTGTCGCACATGTGGAAGGAAACATCATTCGCTGATTCACCCTGGATTTCCTCCAGGTAACAGTAATGCTGGGATCATTGGGATGGCTGGGACATCTACTAGGACAACCGAGCATCAAGGAACAACAACAAACGTCGTAATTAACGAACAACCATCGGAGAATTGCGAGGTGGCGCAAGATGAGCCAGTTGGGACGTATAATGTAGGAAGATCAGGAGCAACTTCTACTGTCTTCTTGTCAACTGTAGTACTGGTGATTCGGGATCAAAGCGGAAACAAGCAATTAGCTAGGGCCTTACTCGACAATGGGTCACAAGCGAATTTAATGAGCGAGCGAATGTGTCAAATTTTGAAGCTGAAGCGACGTTCAGTGAATGTTCCAGTTTACGGAATTGATGAGTCTGAAACAAGGGCGAAACATGCAGTTAGCACCATCATCAGTTCTAGAGTGGCAGAATTTTCGGTGGGTGTGGATTTCTTAATACTACAACGGGTCACTTCTAATCTGCCTGCTGCAACTGTATCAACATCACAATGGAAGATTCCAGAGCATTTACCCTTGGCTGATCCAAATTTCAACGATGCAAGTCGGATCGATCTATTGATCGGTGCGGaacatttttatcaatttttctaTGAACGTGAAATGAAGCGAGTCTCTCTGGGTCCAGGACTTCCCAATTTGGTACAGACAGTCTTTGGTTGGGTAGTTTCAGGAAGGTATTCAGCACGAGGTAATCAACCGATCAACTGTTGTCTAGCAACATCGCCGGATAATTTAGAAATCGCACTGGAAAGATTTTGGAAAGTGGAGAGTACGGAAGATCAACCCTTGTGGTCCAAACAGGAACAAGATTGCGAGACACATTTCTTGGAAACTCATAGCCGTTTGGAGGACGGTAGATACGTTGTTCGTTTACCAAAGCACGTCAATTTCAACCGAATGATTGGGGAATCGAGGAAAATGGCGTTGGAGCGATTTCTGAAAATGGAAAAACGATTGGAACGAGATGCGGAAATGAAAATTCAATATCATGCCTTCATGCAGGAGTATGCTAACCTTGGGCACATGAAGAAGGTAACAAATGAAGACACACTGAGGGAGAATGCAAGTTCTGGAGCGCAGAAGGTGCTATACCTGCCTCACCATGCGGTGTTGAAGGCATCAAGCAGCACGACCAAAGTGCGCGTTGTGTTCGACGGATCAGCGCGCACAAACAGCGGATACTCTTTGAACGATGCTTTATTGAAAGGACCGATAATCCAGGACGAGCTTTTGAGTCTTCTACTGCGTTTCCGTAAGCATGAAATCGCATTGGTAGGAGACGTGGAAAAAATGTACAGGCAAGTTCGCGTACATCAGGATGATACAAGCCTTCAACGAATCCTTTGGAGATTTTCGGCCGATGAACCTATTTGCGAATACGAATTGCTTACAGTCACCTACGGATTAACACCATCATCATTTCTTTCCATTCGAGCGTTGCATCAGTTAGCAGTAGACGAGGGGGCTGAATTTCCTGTTGCTAGTGCGGCTTTGATCCATGATTTTTATGTAGACGACTACATCGGCGGGGCATCCAGTGTTGCCAATGCAACTCAATTGCGGGAAGATTTGACGAAATTGATGTCCAAAGGCGGTTTTGTACTGAGGAAATGGTGCTCGAATTGTCCGGAGGTACTGAAGGACGTCCCTGCAGATCAGCTAGGAACGCATCTGTCGATTACATTCGATTTGAATCCAGATGAGGAGGTGAAAACATTAGGAATAACATGGGAGCCAAGATCTGATCAATTGAGATTCAACATGGAGGTTGCAGTCGACAGCGTAGCGTGGACAAGGAGACGAATTCTTTCGTGCATTGCGAAGCTATTTGATCCTCTAGGATTAATATCGCCAATAGTCGTTTATGCGAAGATAATTATGCAGCAGCTTGCTTTATTGCAAACTAGTTGGGATTCTCCTGTTCCAATGGAATTAGAGAAAAGGTGGACGGCTTTCTACAACGAATTAAACAATTTGTCGAAACTACGAGTTCAGCGGTTTGCCTTCATATCTTATTGGAACGATGTTCAGATCCACTGTTTTGCAGATGCATCAGAATCAGCTTATGGAGCCTGTTTGTACGTTCGTACAATGGATGCCACTGGAAATATACATATCGAAATGCTGTCTTCGAAATCCCGTGTAGCTCCATTAAAAAGGCTTACTCTACCACGTTTGGAGTTGTGTGCTGCTAAGGAGGCAGCTACTCTATACTCTAAGGTCATTAAGGCAATCGACCTGGGCCAAGTTCGCTCCACATTTTGGTCTGACTCAACAATTGTGCTTCACTGGCTTCAAGCTCCTCCAAATACTTGGAAGACCTTTGTTGCCAATCGAGTCTCGACCATTCAAACTATAACACAAGGTCATCGTTGGCGACACATAGCTGGAAAGGAAAACCCTGCTGACTTGGTATCCCGAGGATTGACCGTCAACGATTTTCTTCAGAACCTGTTGTGGAAAAATGGACCATCTTGGCTACGAAACCCAGAGGATTCCTGGCCATCTCAAACTCTGGAGATCAGTTGCACGGATGTCGATATGGAGACTAGAAAGTTAGTAACACACATTACAACTACGTCAACGGAACTCAACGAAATCTTCACGATCCGGTCAAAATTGGAGGCACTTCTACGTATTGTCGCTTACTGCATTCGATTTGGTCGCAATTGCCGTGCTCCTGATCAAAGAAATCGCTCTCCGTGTTTGACTGTAGAAGAGATTTCTGCTGCTAAATTAGCCTTGGTCAAACTAGCCCAAGCTGAGAGTTTTGAAATCGAGCTTGAACATTTGGAGAAACATCGGAATGTCAATCGCAAGTCTTCACTTAGGCGTCTCTCACCTTTTCTCGACAAAGCCAGGGTGATTAGAGTTGGAGGACGTTTACGTCATGCAAATCAGGAATATAGCATGAAGCATCCTGCAGTTCTTCCAAGCATGCATCCCTTAACAAAGTTGCTCGTCGACTATTATCATCGGCAAACAATTCATGGAGGACGCCAGTTAACACTCTCCACAATGAGGCAAGAATTCTGGCCTATTCATGGAAAACGCGTAGTCGACTGCGTTCTACGAAAGTGCTACCGCTGCTTCCGCATAAACCCCACACCGGTACAACAACCAACAGGCCAGCTTCCGGGCACGCGAGTCCGTCCAAGCAGGCCTTTCTCCATTACAGGAGTGGACTATTGCGGTCCATTTTATTTGAAACCACCGCACCGTCGTGCAGCAGCGCCTAAATCATACATTTCGGTGTTCATATGCTTTTCAACCAAAGCCATACATTTGGAGATCGTGAGCGATTTGTCCACAGCCGGCTTTCTTTCAGCCCTTCGTCGATTCTCAGGACACCATGGcattccaactgaaattcattcagataaCGCCAAAAATTTCGCCGGTGCCAAGAACGAATTGCACGATTTGTATCATACCCTGAATGATAAGTCCAGTCAAGAACGTATCGGCAACGAACTGTCCCTGCAAGGCATCACGTGGAAATTTATACCCCCTAGAGCACCGAATTTCGGGGGTCTTTGGGAGGCAGCCGTCCGTTCTGTGAAAACCGCTCTTAAGAAGGAAATTGGAACCCGTCAGCTTAATTATGAAGATTTCTCCACGCTACTTGTCCAAATAGCCGCAGCACTAAACTCGAGACCATTAGCCCCACTTTCTGATGATCCAACAGATCTAAACGCGCTCACACCAGCGCATTTCTTAATTGGCACACCGATGAATGCTATACCCGAGCGCAATCTAATCACTACCCCAGCCAACCGCTTAGACCACcatcaacaacagcagcaaatgTTCCAAAAATATTGGGATCGTTGGAGCAGAGATTATTTGACCGAGCTACAAACGTCCAGCAAATATATACAACCCAGCCCAATACGCATCGGCACTTTAGTAGTATTACGTGAAGACAACATGCCACCGTTGTGTTGGCCTTTAGCAAGAATCACTGATGTCCATCCCAGCGCAGAAGGAGTCGTTCGTGTAGTGACCGTCAAGACTGCTAGTGGAGTATACAAGCGGCCCGTTTGCAGAATATGTCCACTACCATCAGAGACCGTCATCGAAGAGGGATCCTCAAATAGTTTATAA